One Gemmatimonadota bacterium DNA window includes the following coding sequences:
- a CDS encoding SDR family oxidoreductase gives MRVLITGAAGFLGSHLCDRFLADGHEVVGMDDFITGSPDNIAHLIGHRAFRFVEHDVTEFIYVERPLDGVLHFASPASPVDYLELPIQTLKVGSLGTHKTLGLAKAKGARYLLASTSEVYGDPQVHPQPESYWGHVNPVGPRGVYDEAKRFAEAMTMAYHRYHGVDTRIVRIFNTYGPRMRPSDGRVVSNLIVQALRGEPLTVYGDGSQTRSFCYVSDEVEGIYRLFLSSYVGPLNIGNPDEFTILELAQRIRELTGTQAAIERRPLPVDDPKVRRPDITLATRELDWRPAVSLEQGLRQTIPYFQKLVVERGAVARPL, from the coding sequence ATGCGCGTCCTCATCACCGGCGCCGCCGGCTTCCTCGGCTCCCACCTCTGCGACCGTTTCCTGGCCGACGGACACGAAGTCGTCGGCATGGACGACTTCATTACCGGCAGTCCGGACAATATCGCCCACCTCATCGGGCACCGAGCCTTCCGCTTTGTCGAGCACGACGTCACTGAATTCATCTACGTGGAGCGGCCGCTCGATGGCGTCCTCCACTTCGCCAGCCCGGCCAGCCCCGTCGATTATCTGGAACTGCCCATCCAGACGCTCAAGGTAGGCAGCCTCGGCACCCACAAGACGCTGGGCCTGGCCAAAGCCAAGGGGGCGCGCTACCTGCTCGCTTCCACTTCCGAGGTATACGGCGATCCGCAAGTCCATCCTCAGCCCGAATCCTACTGGGGGCACGTCAATCCTGTGGGGCCGCGCGGCGTGTACGACGAGGCCAAGCGCTTCGCCGAAGCCATGACCATGGCCTATCACCGCTATCACGGCGTGGACACGCGCATTGTCCGCATCTTTAACACCTACGGCCCCCGCATGCGTCCTTCCGACGGCCGCGTCGTTTCCAACCTCATCGTGCAGGCGCTGCGCGGGGAGCCGCTGACCGTCTATGGCGACGGTTCCCAGACCCGCTCCTTCTGCTACGTAAGTGACGAGGTGGAGGGCATCTATCGCCTCTTCCTTTCCTCGTACGTCGGCCCGCTGAATATCGGGAACCCCGACGAATTCACCATTCTCGAGCTGGCCCAGCGCATCCGGGAGCTCACTGGCACGCAAGCGGCCATCGAGCGCCGGCCCCTGCCCGTGGACGACCCCAAAGTTCGCCGCCCCGACATCACGCTGGCCACGCGTGAACTGGACTGGCGCCCTGCCGTTTCGCTCGAGCAGGGGCTAAGGCAAACCATCCCGTATTTTCAGAAGTTGGTCGTGGAAAGGGGGGCCGTGGCGCGCCCGCTCTAG